In a genomic window of Muntiacus reevesi chromosome 1, mMunRee1.1, whole genome shotgun sequence:
- the BCAS2 gene encoding pre-mRNA-splicing factor SPF27 isoform X1: protein MAGTGLVAGEVVVDALPYFDQGYEAPGVREAAAALVEEETRRYRPTKNYLSYLTAPDYSAFETDIMRNEFERLAARQPIELLSMKRYELPAPSSGQKNDITAWQECVNNSMAQLEHQAVRIENLELMSQHGCNAWKVYNENLVHMIEHAQKELQKLRKHIQDLNWQRKNMQLTAGSKLREMESTWVSLVSKNYEIERTIVQLENELFQMKQQHGEANKENIRQDF from the exons ATGGCGGGCACAGGTTTGGTGGCCGGGGAGGTTGTGGTGGATGCGCTGCCGTATTTTGATCAGGGTTACGAAGCGCCTGGTGTTCGCGAAGCG GCTGCGGCGTTGGTGGAGGAGGAAACTCGCAGATACCGACCTACGAAGAACTATCTAAGCTACCTGACGGCCCCAGATTATTCTGCTTTTGAG ACAGACATAATGAGAAATGAATTTGAAAGACTGGCTGCTCGACAACCGATTGAATTGCTCAGTATGAAACG ATACGAACTTCCAGCCCCTTCCTCTGGTCAGAAAAATGACATCACTGCATGGCAAGAGTGCGTAAACAATTCTATGGCGCAGTTAGAGCATCAGGCAGTCCGAATTGAGAATCTGGAACTAATGTCCCAGCATGGATGCAATGCCTGGAAAGTGTATAATGa aaatctGGTTCATATGATTGAGCACGCACAGAAAGAGCTTCAGAAGTTAAg gaaacaTATTCAAGACTTAAACTGGCAACGAAAGAACATGCAACTCACAGCTGGATCTAAATTAAGAGAAATGGAGTCAAC ctGGGTATCCCTGGTCAGTAAGAATTATGAGATTGAAAGGACTATTGTACAATTAGAAAATGAGCTCTTTCAAATGAAGCAGCAACATGGGGaggcaaacaaagaaaacatacGGCAGGACTTCTGA
- the BCAS2 gene encoding pre-mRNA-splicing factor SPF27 isoform X2, protein MAGTGLVAGEVVVDALPYFDQGYEAPGVREAAAALVEEETRRYRPTKNYLSYLTAPDYSAFETDIMRNEFERLAARQPIELLSMKRYELPAPSSGQKNDITAWQECVNNSMAQLEHQAVRIENLELMSQHGCNAWKVYNEYMPRSGIAESYGINSSTFNFSRDLHTVFCSSCTNLHSHQQCTRFSEKGEIWMFRGE, encoded by the exons ATGGCGGGCACAGGTTTGGTGGCCGGGGAGGTTGTGGTGGATGCGCTGCCGTATTTTGATCAGGGTTACGAAGCGCCTGGTGTTCGCGAAGCG GCTGCGGCGTTGGTGGAGGAGGAAACTCGCAGATACCGACCTACGAAGAACTATCTAAGCTACCTGACGGCCCCAGATTATTCTGCTTTTGAG ACAGACATAATGAGAAATGAATTTGAAAGACTGGCTGCTCGACAACCGATTGAATTGCTCAGTATGAAACG ATACGAACTTCCAGCCCCTTCCTCTGGTCAGAAAAATGACATCACTGCATGGCAAGAGTGCGTAAACAATTCTATGGCGCAGTTAGAGCATCAGGCAGTCCGAATTGAGAATCTGGAACTAATGTCCCAGCATGGATGCAATGCCTGGAAAGTGTATAATGa atatatgcccaggagtggaattgctgaatcatatggtattaatagttctacttttaatttttcgagggaccttcatactgttttctgtagtagctgtaccaatttacattcccatcagcagtgtacaAGATTTTCAGAAAAGGGTGAAATATGGATGTTTAGAGGAGAGTGA